From Polynucleobacter sp. MWH-P3-07-1:
AGACAGCAAAGGTAATGCCAACCCGACGGAAAATAAGGTCAGCCTCAGCTCGCTTGAGACCCATGAGGGTATCGCTTTGCTGTCTTAGCCAGTTATGGAATATCTGGTAGTGGGGCCGCGCTTTACCTGCGGCATCGAGCATCTCATCAAAAGGCAATTTCATAGTCACAAACTAACGCCTTCGAGATGACAACAATGTAAAGAGTGGTGCGGCTTGGTGCCTTAATGCACCAATATGGTGAAAATTGCTCTAATTTCCTAGTCTAAGTGATTTCTAGCCATTTAGGTCACCCCGAGCAATACGACCCTTTTGGACTTCCCATTCACGCTCTTTGGTGGCTGCGCGCTTGTCATGCTGTTTCTTGCCCCTTGCCAATCCAATCTCGCATTTCACATTCCCTTTGGAGAAGTGTAGGTTGATTGGGACTAAGGTATACCCCTTTTGCTCGACTTTCCCTATGAGTTTGCGGATTTCAATGGCATTGAGGAGTAGCTTTCGGGTCCGCGTGTTATCGGGAACGATATGAGTTGATGCTGAAAGGAGGGGGGCAATATGCGCACCAATCAGAAAAAGCTCCGCCTGGCGAATGACCACATACGCTTCTTTAATTTGGGCACGACCTGCACGAATAGCCTTGACTTCCCAGCCTTCCAGAACCAGACCTGCCTCGAACCGTTCCTCGATAAAATAATCGAAGAAGGCTTTTTTGTTATCGACGATACTCATATTTTTACCTTCTCACGATCGATTATGGCAGACGTCCACAAGACCGTTTTAATTGGCCAATCTGCTGAGCGCATGTATGGCTTAGTCACTGATGTTGCAAGCTACCCCGAGTTTTTGCCTTGGTGTGGCGGAGTGGAGATTTTTGAGCAAACCGACACTGTCTTGGATGCCAAAATCAATATTCAATTTAAAGGGATTTCCCAGTATTTCCACACCCGTAATACCAATCATCGCCCAGACTCCATTGATATGGTGTTTGTAGATGGCCCCTTCAAGCGTTTTTCTGGTCAATGGAAATTCATTTCTTTGCGGGAGGATGCCTGCAAGGTGGAATTCACTCTGGAATGGGAATTTAAGAATGTCCTCCTAGACAAAGTCATTGGACCTGTTTTTGGTTACATTGCTGGAACTTTTGTCGACTGTTTTGTGAAGCGTGCCGAGGATCTCGATGCTTGAGATTTGGATTTGTGATGCCCGAGGAGAGGCACCCAAGACCACCCTATTTCAATTGGTATTAGCAGCAAATGAGGTCGCTACTGTGGGCTTGGCCTTGCAAAAGGCTGGAATTGCGAATGGACCTGATGACCCTGTTTTAAGCAGAAAGGGCTCCTTTGGGGTCTTTGGCAAGCGCAAGGATTGGGATAGCCCAATTTATGCGGGTGATCGCTTAGAGCTCTATTCCCCCTTGTTAATTGACCCCAAAACCGTCCGTCGAAAAAAGGCCAATCAGAACCAAGATGCCAAATTTCAGGCTGCAGCAGCTAGAAGAAAGGCAAGAAGGCTATAATCTGTTTTTGCGACTAGGGGTTTTGCATGCGACTCATTCAAAAAGCACTCACTTTTGACGATGTGCTCCTCGTGCCGGCTTATTCATCGGTACTCCCACGTGACGCCAGCTTGGCGACTCAACTTACACGAGACATCTCACTCAACACGCCTTTAGTATCCGCAGCAATGGATACGGTTACGGAAGGTCGATTGGCGATTGCCATGGCCAGCGAAGGCGGTATTGGCATTGTTCACAAAAATCTCAGCCCTGTTGATCAGGCGCGTGAAGTGGCTAAAGTCAAACGCTATGAATCTGGTGTCTTACGTGATCCGATTACGATTGCGCCAACAGTGACCGTGCGCCAAGTGATGCAGTTATCTCGTGAGCATGGCTTTTCTGGTTTCCCAGTGCTTGAAGGCAAAACCGTGGTTGGCATTATCACCAACCGTGACCTTCGCTTCGAAGAGGATTTAGATGCTCCCGTTAAATCAAAGATGACTCCTCGCGAGCGCTTAATTACGGTTAAAGAAGGCGCTAGCTTAGAAGAAGCTAAACGCTTGATGAGTAAACATCGCTTGGAGCGCGTACTGGTAGTCAATGATGCGTTTGAATTACGTGGCCTGATCACCGTTAAAGACATTCTCAAGGCTACCGAGCATCCCAATGCCTGTAAAGACAGCGAAGGCAAATTACGCGTTGGCGCCGCAGTGGGTGTTGGACCCGATAACGATGAGCGAGTTGAGCTTTTAGTGCGTGCAGGCGTTGATGTCATCGTGGTCGATACTGCTCATGGCCATAGTCAAGGTGTGCTCGATCGTGTGAAGTGGGTGAAGCAGCATTACCCTCAAGTCCAAGTGATTGGCGGCAATATAGCAACTGGTGAGGCTGCTAAAGCTTTGGCCGATCATGGTGCTGACGGCGTTAAGGTTGGTATTGGGCCTGGATCAATTTGCACAACGCGTATCGTTGCCGGTGTTGGTGTTCCCCAAATTACGGCCATTGTGAATGTATCGAATGCCTTAAAAGGCACCGGCATTCCCCTGATTGCCGATGGAGGTATTCGTTACTCTGGCGATGTTTCTAAAGCATTAGCCGCAGGCGCGAATTCCGTCATGATGGGTGGCATGTTCGCGGGAACAGAAGAGGCGCCTGGCGAAGTATTCCTCTATCAAGGACGCTCTTATAAGAGCTATCGTGGCATGGGCTCATTGGGCGCCATGACGGATGGTTCTGCAGATCGGTATTTCCAAGGTGATATCAGTGCAGCCAATGCTGACAAACTGGTTCCTGAGGGAATTGAAGGTCAAGTTCCATACAAGGGTAGCGTCCTCACGATCTTGCATCAACTGACTGGTGGTATTCGATCTTCCATGGGCTATCTGGGTTGCAAAACCATTGCAGAGCTGCATGAGAAAGCCAATTTTGTGGAAATCACCAGTGCAGGGGTACGCGAGTCGCATGTCCATGATGTGAAGATCACGAAGGAAGCACCGAATTACCACATTGACTAAGACTTCATAAGGCTGTTTTCTCCGTGCACGACAAGATACTGATTCTCGACTTTGGTTCACAAGTTACCCAACTCATTGCTAGGCGTGTACGTGACGGAAAAGTCTATTCTGAAATCCACCCTTACGATTGCGATCCTGAATTTATTCGTCGCTTCGTTCAAGAAGAGGGCTGCAAAGGCATCATCCTCTCGGGCGGTCCAAGCTCTGTAACAGAATCAGGCAGCCCAAGAGCGCCAAAGATTGTTTTTGAATTAGGAATTCCTGTCCTGGGTATTTGCTATGGGATGCAAACCATGGCCACGCAACTGGGCGGCGCAGTAGCATCCGCAGAGTCTTTAGGCAAAGCCCGTGAATTTGGTTACTCGGAAGTCAGGGCCCATGGCCATACAGCTTTGCTGAAAGGTATTCAAGACTTCTCGACGAGTGAAGGCCATGGCATTCTGAAAGTCTGGATGAGTCATGGTGATTCCGTCACCAGCTTGCCAGAGTCTTTCAAGCTCATGGCTTCTACAGATTCCTGCCCGATTGCCGGTATGGCGGATGAAGAGCGTCAGTTCTATGCCTTTCAGTTTCATCCCGAGGTTACTCATACGCTGCAAGGCACCGCAATCATTAACCGCTTTGTGCATGAGATTTGTGGCTGCAAACCAGATTGGGTTATGGGTGATTACATCAGCGAAGCTGTTGAAAAAATCCAGAAGCAGGTTGGGAATGAAGAGGTCATTCTTGGTTTATCCGGCGGCGTAGACTCCAGCGTTGCTGCTGCTTTAATCCATAGAGCGATTGGCGACCAGTTGACTTGTGTATTTGTTGATCACGGTTTGCTGCGGCTCAATGAAGGCGATATGGTGATGGAGATGTTTGCCAGAAATCTGGGCGTTAAAGTCATTCGGGTCGATGCAGCTCCAAAGTTCATGTCTGAGCTTGCTGGAATAGCTGACCCAGAGGCGAAACGCAAAATTATTGGTAAAGAATTTGTGGAAATCTTCCAGAGTGAATCAGCTAAAGTTAAGAATGCGAAATGGTTGGCTCAGGGAACAATTTACCCGGACGTGATTGAGTCTGCAGGTAAGGGCAAGAAGGGCGCGCATACGATTAAGAGTCACCATAATGTGGGCGGTTTACCAGAAGATATGCATCTCAAATTATTAGAGCCCTTGCGCGAATTATTTAAAGATGAAGTCAGAGAGCTTGGCGTTGCGCTTGGCTTACCCAGGGAGATGGTCTATCGGCATCCCTTCCCAGGTCCTGGCCTTGGGGTTCGTATCTTGGGCGAAGTGAAACAAGAGTTTGCCAAATTACTACAACGTGCTGATGCGATCTTTATTGAAGAGTTGCGCAACACCGTGGATGAAGTTAGTGGCAAAAATTGGTATGACTTAACCAGTCAGGCTTTTGCCGTATTTCTCCCCGTCAAGTCTGTTGGTGTAATGGGCGATGGCAGAACCTATGAATATGTTGTTGCATTAAGAGCGGTGCAAACCCAAGACTTTATGACAGCGCATTGGGCTCACCTACCGCATGAGCTCTTGGGCAAAGTTTCGAATCGCATCATTAATGAAGTGCGTGGCATTAATCGAGTCGTCTATGACATCAGCGGCAAGCCGCCAGCTACCATAGAGTGGGAGTAGGAACTCAGGCTGTAACCCGCATAAATGCTGGGTTTCAATGTTACACAAAAGTTTCACAGCTTAAATAAGTGCTTGATTTTATTGGCTACTGAATTTAAAGTTACACACATTCCTACACAGCAATGCAGCTATTCAAAACAGTAGCCACTTGAGCCTAAAAAATGACGCTGAAAAAAAAGATATTTAATGATGGCGAAATATTAATTTACGATGAAGCCATCATTTACAAAAGAGGGGACATTTGGCAATTTAGACTGTGGCTTAAAAAAGAAAATAGATATGCGAGATTGAGTTTAAAAACTCAAAAGGTATCGGTTGCTGTTGATTTGGCAAAAAAACACTTCACAAAAATAAAAGCTCATGTTGATTCGGGTAAAACTTATTACTCACGAACCACAAAAGACGGCGTTGAAATGTACTTGGAATATAGAAAAGGACATATTGACGGGAAGACAACTAAGGGTATCGTTAAAGGTCGATTTAGTACGATCAGAACACACTTAGAGCATTGGCTTGATTACATCGATAAAGACGTAAAGCTAAAAGAGCTAGACCGCATGAGTGGCGAAGGTTACGCTGAAGCAAGAGAAAGACCCGACAGCAAAAACCCTATTAGCCTGTCCACAATCTTAAATGAGCAAAGCACCATTAATGCAATGATGAAATGGCTGCACAAAAAAGGTGAAACTTACATTGATGGCTTTGATTTTGAGACCATCTCGAAAAAGAATAAAACGGAAGAGGATGTAAAGCGTTCATCATTTACTGATGAGGAAGTTGGAGAAATAAGGGATGCAATACCAAAGTACATATTTGAAGCTAAAAAAGATATGACGAATTTAGCTAACCGATCAAAAGTGTTAGCCGGTTATTACTTGTTGATTGCATCAATATCGGGTCTACGTACTGGCGAGCAAAAGCAGCTAAAGTGGAAGGACATACATTTTGAAGAAGTCCAAAAAAATAAAGTAGATATCAGTGTAGTAAAGATAAGTGTTCGCAAGGAAACTTCAAAAGTGCGCAAAGCTCGAAAATTTTATGTGCGCGACAAGGAGTATTTTGATGATCTCTATAAACTGACAATACCAAATCACAAAAAGAAACCATACGCGAACAACTTTGTGTTTAGCTACGATGGGGAAGCGGTCGTTAGCCAACGTGCCATTCTTTATCACTTTAAAGAAATTTTAAAGTTAGCTAAAGTGAATCGCAAGAACCGTGAATTAGTTCCTTATAGCTTTAGACATTACTTCATCACACATCGAATAAAAAGCGGCTTGAGCTATAAAGATATTGCTGATATGTGCGGTACAAGCATTACTCAGATTGAGAAAACCTACTATCACATAGATCGTGAAATCATGCTGACCCAAGCATTAGCTGATTATATTGTTACCGATGATGGAATCATAGTTCCTCAGTAACTCTATCAATTGTCAAATTAATTTACAAATAAATCTAGATCGAAAGATTTGGATGGGCTCTAAGTATTTTTGCTTTTATGTCGTCCCAGTCATAGTAGGGAGTTATCACTTTAGATTGAACTGGAAAGTTGTCAATTGATGCGTGTTCGGCAATGTATTGAGCAGCTCTAATTGCTCTGTTGACATGTGCTGCCAACTCAGATTTCATAAGAGCTACGTTGGGCTTATCTTTAGTTTGGTCTAGTTTTTTGTCGCGGTAAGAACTGCTGAATTCAACCATTTCACCTAGTTGCCATAAGGTTCGTTTGGGGTAAAACGCCTTGCAGATGAGTAATTTTAATTTTTTTACTAATGCATCTGGCCTTTCTCTTTTAACAGCGAGTAATTTCCGCCTTCTGTATTCAGCCCCTTGTACTTTTAATATCATGTCGTAGTGCATTTGAATTAGAAAAGTAGTGTGCTCAATAGCTATTCTTTTAGGCAAACTAGTTGGAACAGCTATCAACACAGTTTTAGGCCAAGCTTGATTGTTGGCAATCATCTTTATGTATTGGAGGGCTTCAGACATTACTTTAGGATCGCTTAGATTTGATATACCAGGATGATTAGATGTCCCTAAAAATTTCACGTCCTCTCTATTTGTCCAATTGTCAAAAATATACCTCCCTTTATCTGCATACCAATCAAAGTAACGGCGATGTATGTCGCCATACTCAGCATGCGTGTTTAGCATTTTTGCAAACACTGCTTCAATGTGCTTTTCATCTTCCTTGCTTAGCTTTTTGGATTTCGGATTAACAAGGCTTCGCTGCTTAATGGTTTCAAGGTTGCGAATGTACAGGCTCTTAAAGCCATCAAACAACTCCTGTTCGGATTGTGATACTTGATCATTTAAGTAGCTAAAAGAGGGGCTTATACGCATGAACTCAATGCGCAGCTGATCCATATCCGCTGCTTCAAGGTCTTTAAGGCTGTAGAACTTTGGAGCCTCAAGTATCAGATCATCTGTTTGATCAAGGTAATTTGCTGCGGAATCAATTTTTTTGTTCATTTTTTATAGTCAAATAAAAACATTGTTTTTTTGGTAAAAGACTATATCACAAATAAATGGCACATTTCACTTCACAGCAATTTCGCTGTTATTTGAAAAAAGGAATTGAAATGAAACACATTGAACTCTATTTAGATGCCATGCCTGCTGATGTTGATGTGGACTTAGTAAATTTATCTATACCCCCTGTAACAACATTTCGTGATTTTTTTGCAGTGCCTGATGTGGTAATTGTTAAACAACCAAGCATGGGGGAGAAAAAGAAAGCACTTGTAGATGAGTTCATTCAGTCTGCAGATAAATTAGCAGCGAGATTTGAAATTATTGATGATCAGCTCTTATCACGTGGAAATAAGGAGTTATATGAGTGGCTGGCAAATATTTATGATTTAGGCTTGGATATTGAACAATCAAAATTGCGTGAAGATATTGTTGACTCACTACGTGAAGCTATTAAAGAAGCTTCAGCAACTGTTGGCAATAAAGGCAAGATGCCATCGAAAAAAACTTCTGTAATGAAACTTGTGCTTAAGCACACTCTCAAAAAAATCGACCGTCAAACAATACATAATTACGGTCGCGTTTTAGACACAGCTTTTAAAGATGATATTCCAGCTGTAAAGTTAGTTAATTACATTGAATCTAAAGGGGGAATTGCAAAAATAAAAAGTAATAACGCAGAATCTGAAAAACATGAGAAATTACGAGAAGAGATGCAAGAGCGGGCAAAATTAATTCGACGTATTTTTTTAGTTGATTGCAAAAAATCAAATAATTGCATTAAGTACGACGATGGGCCTCGTAAATTATCAGTATTCCCTCTCGCTAATAAATCGCCGAGAAGTGTTAAGTCAGAAGATCTTGGCGATTTTCAAGTTTTTATTTCGCAATATGACTCAAAAACTGAGGAATATCGCATTGCCAATTGTTTTCAATTTGGATCAGCTGCTGAAAACTATATTTTCAAATATATAGCAGAGCGTATTAATACGGAAAATAATGAATTACTTGAGTACGCTCAGCTTAAAGAAATTGAAGTTTTTGGCAAATCGCGTGAGCAGGCTATTGAGCAGAATAAAATCGAGGAGCTAAAGCGACAAAAGGCATTTGATGATATTCAAATTGCTCGTTTAGAAGAGCTTGAGAAGCCTGAATTTTATGATACGCAAGAACTTGCGTAACCAATAGGTTCAGTCAAAAAGTCCGCCATTTATTTGGCGGGCTTTTTTAACGTCAAATGATTTGACGTTAGACCAATTCAACAGCGTTACGTAAGACACCTGGGCGCAGGTCAATGTAACGTTGTGTAGTGCTCATGTTTTGATGTCCTGCTAACGCCATCATTACCCGAACGCTAACGCCTTTTTCAGCTAGGTTAGTTAAGAAGCCACGGCGACCACTGTGGCTTGAACATCCGTCAAAGCCAGCGTTTTTGTAAATCCCATTAATAACTTGGGTAAGCGAATTGGCTGAGAAGCCTGCGCTGCGTTGGCTTGGAAATAAGGGCTGCTTTGGGTCACGTACACGCACAGTAAGTAAATAAGCGCCCAGTTCAGCTTGCATGCGCTCATTTAGCAGCACAGTTCGACTTTTATCGCCTTTAGTTTGCGCTGCACTTAATTGCACTTCTTTGCGCACAGTTCCATCGCTAGCCAGTACATCGCACACCCGTGTTGCAGCAACTTCGCCAATTCGCATGCCGGCTAGGTGAGTAAGCAGCAGGATTGCACGGTTGCGTTTTTGGTTTTTGGTTTTGGTAACGAAATCGAGTAAACGTTGCAGTTCGCGCTCATTCAAAGTTTTAGCTTGCTTGGTCATCTTGAAACTCCTTGTCATATGGAAACAGTGCTAATAGTGTGTTTTCATATGATGGAAATTCCTACCCCTAAATTTCCCATTTAATTTCAACTAGTTAGCTGCACTGATAATGTTTTGTGTAAAACATGCGCAGTTGTATTTAGCTCGAGCCTGTGGCGGATCTGCCACATGAATCTATCAACTTGCTAGCTTGCCGTGCAAGCGTTTTTAGGCTACTTGGGCTGGCTTGTGTAGCTGAGCATTGCTGTTTGCAGCTTGTAGGGCTTGTACGCAAGTCTGCAGCTAGCCCAAAATGGGTTCTGTGGCCCTAGTTTTTCAGCTACGCAGTTTTTTTAGCCCAAGTACTTACAGATTTCAGCTGGTGATTTTGCGTCTATACCCACCTGCTGTAGTGTGATAAAGTGGATACACATTGGAGACACGGGAGGCAGCATGAAAGACGCAGGAATGCGAATACGGGTTGAGCAGGACTTGCGAGAAGAGTTCATTGCCGCTTGCCAAACCCAACATACACCAGCAGCACAAGTGCTTCGCCAGTTTATGCGTGGCTTTGTTGAGCAGACTAAGACCAAGGCAACCAAAACTGAAACCAAAACCAAAAAGGCTGCGGCGTAACTATGACTCTTAGTGTTTGCCAAACATGTTTACTACTTCCAGTTGACTTAACACGCAGTGAATGTGCGGCTTGGGTTCAGGCATTTGGTTCAATAGCGGCTATTTTTGCGGCTATTTGGATTGGAAATAGGCAAACTAGGTCTGTAATGCAACAAGCTAAAGATGCTAAGTTTGCAACTGCAGAGGCATTGTGCGAGCTGTCTAAAGCAGCGTTCAACCTCCAAAAACACTTTGAAAAGAATTTGAGTTGTAGGGATGCTGTACACGAAGCTGGAGAAACAGGGTTGGTGTTCGATATGGCAATGCTTGAAGGGCTTGAAAAATCCCTAGCTGCAATTCAGTTTGATCAACTGCCTGCATCACTTGTGCGGCTAGCCCTCATATTGTCATCAAGTGTCACTCAATTACGGATGAAGGTGCAAGTTGCCATTAGGCTACATAGAGAAATGGATGCCGCTGCATTTGATGATTTTTTTGAAACTCTAAAAAAGATAACTGCATCACTTGATTTAACTATTGCAGACATTGAGACTGAAATGAGAAAGATTAAGGGTCCATAACAAACTATGCGCCCGTACTCATCCTATCAGTCGAAGCTATTTGCCACGCAACTTACGTTGAGGCAACCAGCTAACAGCATTGACAAGCTCAGTCATGCAATAGCCTCAGCACGAGTTGACTTGAATCCACATCAAGTTGATGCGGCGTTGTTTGCTGTTCGCAGTCCGCTAAGCAAGGGTGTAATTCTTGCTGATGAAGTTGGCTTGGGAAAAACAATTGAAGCAGGTATTGTCATTTCGCAAAAGTGGGCTGAACGTAAACGCAAGCTGTTAATCATTGCGCCCGCAACATTGCGTAAGCAGTGGCAACAGGAGTTGATGGACAAGTTCAACATTCCAAGCACTATTTTGGAATATGGCACGTACAAGCAATTAAGAAAAGAAGGCACCTTGCTAAGTGGCAACAGCCTACTAATCTGCTCGTACAACTTTGCCGCATCAAAAGCTGATGTGCTTGAAGGTGTTGCTTGGGATTTGGTTGTTGTTGATGAAGCGCACAGGCTGCGTAACGTTTACAAGGTTGGCAACAAAATGGCATCTGCAATTGCAGGTGTTGTAGCTGATGTGCCCAAGTTGCTTCTTACGGCTACGCCATTGCAAAACAGTTTGCTTGAGCTGTATGGATTGGTGAGCATCATCGACCCGCATGTGTTTGGCGACATTACTAGCTTTAAAGAGCAGTACATACGTGGCGTGAATGAAAACTTACGCAACTCAAGGCTGAAAGAGCGCATCAAGCCGTTCTGTCAGCGCACACTCCGCAAGCAAGTGCTTGAGTACATCAAGTTCACACAGCGTGTGGCAATGACAGAAGAATTTGTCCCAAGCGATGACGAACACAAGTTGTATGAGCAAGTGTCAGCGTACTTACAGCGTGAAAAATTAAATGCACTTCCACGTAGCCAGCGCACACTGATGACACTTGTGCTGCGTAAGCTGCTTGCTTCTAGTAGCTACGCTATTGCAGCAACACTACAAAAGCTGGTTGAGCGCCTTGAACAAACTCAAGCTCGTCAAAGTGTTTTAGAGCTACTTGACGGCGAGATTGAAGGGCTTGACGAGTTAGCAGATGAAATTGGTGCTGATGCAGTTGAAGAAGCAAGCGGCAAGTTAACGGCAGAAGAGTTGCAAGACTTGCGCCTTGAGCTAGCTGAGCTAAGAGACTATGCAAAACTTGCAAGCGGCATACGTGACAACGCTAAAGGAGCGGCCTTACAAAAGGTACTAGCTACGGCATTTGAGAAGCTGCAAGGCATTGGTGCAGCAAAGAAGGCAGTAATCTTTACGGAATCAACACGTACACAGCGTTACTTAGCTGAATTGCTTTCGCAGTCTGGTTACGAAGGCAAGATTTGCATGATGAACGGGACAAACACAGACCCGCAATCAAAAGCAATTTACGCTGAATGGGCAAAAAAACATGCAGGAAGTGACAAGCTATCAGGTTCAAAAACAGCTGACATGAAGGCTGCAATTGTTGAACACTTTAGAGACACAGCCACAATTTTGATTGCAACTGAAAGTGCGGCAGAGGGTGTTAACTTGCAGTTCTGCTCACTTGTTGTTAATTTTGATTTGCCGTGGAATCCGCAGCGAGTTGAGCAGCGCATTGGACGTTGTCATCGCTACGGTCAAAAATTTGACGTAGTTGTCGTTAACTTTTTGAATAAGCGCAACGCAGCCGACCAGCGTGTATATCAGTTGCTTGCTGAAAAGTTTAAGTTGTTTGACGGTGTGTTTGGCGCTAGTGATGAAGTACTTGGTGTTATTGAAAACGGTGTGGATATTGAAAAACGAATCGCCAGCGTTTATCAAACATGCCGTACAGAAACCGAAATCCAGTCGGCATTTGACGAAATACAGCAAGAGCTGGATGAGCAAATCAAAGCGGCACTTGAAACAACACGTTTAAAGTTACTTGAGAACTTTGACGAAGAAGTAAATGCACGTTTAAAAGTTAGCCACGACCAAACAAAGGCAATGCTTGATAAACGTAGCAGTCTTATGCTAATGCTTGCTAAAGCAGAGTTAGCTGATGTTGCAGAGTTTGAAGGTAATGGCACTGTGTTTAACTTGCACAGTAGCCCAAATAACAGTGGTGCAGCAGTAGGCATGTACAACTTTGATTGGCGGGCTGCTGACAGCAAGGACCAGCACTTCTTTGCGGAAACAAGCCCTCTTGCAAGTTGGGTTGTGAACAATGCGCTTGGGCGAGACTTTGATAGCAGCGTTACGCTTGAGCTTGACTACAACGCATACCCATTCAAAGTAAGCGCACTTGAGCCTTACATAGGTAATAGTGGTTGGGTGGCTGCTGAGAAGATTACCGTTAGTAGCGTTGAAGATGAAGATTTCTTGGCTATCACTGCGGTTACAGACGCGGGTGAAGTTCTGGATGCTGAGTTATCGGAACGGTTAATGGCGATACATTGCAGAACTGTTTCTGATTGCAACAGTCAAATGCCTAAAGTGCAGCTTGAAAAGACAATCGCTAAGCAACGTGATGCAGTAGCGAGGCAACTGGACGAGCGTAATGCCGTTTACTTTGATGAAGAGACTGGCAAGTTGGATAGCTGGGCAGATGATTTGAAGTTTGGTCTTGAAACTGAAATCAAGCAGCTAGACAAAGACATAAAAGAGGCAAAGAAAGCAGCGTCTGTGTCAATGTCTCTTGCTTCAAAACTAGAACATCAAAAACGATTACGTGAGCTTGAACAGAGTAGGAATGCTAAGCGCAGGAGCTTGTACGAAGCGCAAGACAGTATTGATGAACAACGTGATACGTTGATTAAAAAAGTTGAAAAACAATTGCAATGCACAGTGAGCAACACAAAACTTTTCGCTGTGCGATGGAGCTTGAACTAAATGACAAAAAAACAAAAACTAGAGTTAACTTGGATTGGTAAGGATGATGTTGCCAAATTGGAGCCGCGCATACTTATTGAAGATGCAGAGCTTTCCTATCATGCGTCAAGCGCCGCGCTGATTCAGATTTGTTTGATAACAAGCTGATTTTTGGTGACAACCTGCTGGCTTTAAAGGCTTTGGAGCAAGAGTATGCAGGTAATGTGAAATGTGTCTTTATTGATCCGCCTTATAACACTGGTTCAGCTTTTGAGCACTACGACGATGGTATTGAGCATTCACTTTGGCTTAGCCTAATTCGCGACAGGCTAATCATCATTAAAAATTTGTTAAGTGCTGATGGAACATTGTGGATAACGATTGATGATAACGAGGCTCATTATCTGAAAGTTTTAAGTGATGAAATTTTTGGAAGAAATAATTTCTTGGCTAACGTCATCTGGGAAAAAGCTGACAGCCCAAGAATGGATGCCAAAACCTTCTCAACACGGCATGACCATGTTTTGGTTTACTGTAAAGACATTAATTCAGTCAATCTAAATCGTCTTGAAAATCCTGAAGAAAAGCAAGCCCATTACAACAAGATTGATGAGAGCGGAAGGCGTTACTATTTGAAGCCGTTGAGGGCTATGGGCGGTCAAGGCGACAGCAGGGAAGCTCGTCCATCCCTTTACTATGCATTAATAGCCCCAGATGGTACGGAAGTTTTCCCAAAAAAACAAGATGGAACTGATGGTGCTTGGCGCTGGCAAAAAAGTAAGGTCGAAGTGGAAAAAAGTCGAATCGAATGGATTAAAACAAAAAATGGATGGAGTGCAAATTCACGT
This genomic window contains:
- the smpB gene encoding SsrA-binding protein SmpB, with amino-acid sequence MSIVDNKKAFFDYFIEERFEAGLVLEGWEVKAIRAGRAQIKEAYVVIRQAELFLIGAHIAPLLSASTHIVPDNTRTRKLLLNAIEIRKLIGKVEQKGYTLVPINLHFSKGNVKCEIGLARGKKQHDKRAATKEREWEVQKGRIARGDLNG
- a CDS encoding type II toxin-antitoxin system RatA family toxin; translated protein: MADVHKTVLIGQSAERMYGLVTDVASYPEFLPWCGGVEIFEQTDTVLDAKINIQFKGISQYFHTRNTNHRPDSIDMVFVDGPFKRFSGQWKFISLREDACKVEFTLEWEFKNVLLDKVIGPVFGYIAGTFVDCFVKRAEDLDA
- a CDS encoding RnfH family protein translates to MLEIWICDARGEAPKTTLFQLVLAANEVATVGLALQKAGIANGPDDPVLSRKGSFGVFGKRKDWDSPIYAGDRLELYSPLLIDPKTVRRKKANQNQDAKFQAAAARRKARRL
- the guaB gene encoding IMP dehydrogenase → MRLIQKALTFDDVLLVPAYSSVLPRDASLATQLTRDISLNTPLVSAAMDTVTEGRLAIAMASEGGIGIVHKNLSPVDQAREVAKVKRYESGVLRDPITIAPTVTVRQVMQLSREHGFSGFPVLEGKTVVGIITNRDLRFEEDLDAPVKSKMTPRERLITVKEGASLEEAKRLMSKHRLERVLVVNDAFELRGLITVKDILKATEHPNACKDSEGKLRVGAAVGVGPDNDERVELLVRAGVDVIVVDTAHGHSQGVLDRVKWVKQHYPQVQVIGGNIATGEAAKALADHGADGVKVGIGPGSICTTRIVAGVGVPQITAIVNVSNALKGTGIPLIADGGIRYSGDVSKALAAGANSVMMGGMFAGTEEAPGEVFLYQGRSYKSYRGMGSLGAMTDGSADRYFQGDISAANADKLVPEGIEGQVPYKGSVLTILHQLTGGIRSSMGYLGCKTIAELHEKANFVEITSAGVRESHVHDVKITKEAPNYHID
- the guaA gene encoding glutamine-hydrolyzing GMP synthase, whose protein sequence is MHDKILILDFGSQVTQLIARRVRDGKVYSEIHPYDCDPEFIRRFVQEEGCKGIILSGGPSSVTESGSPRAPKIVFELGIPVLGICYGMQTMATQLGGAVASAESLGKAREFGYSEVRAHGHTALLKGIQDFSTSEGHGILKVWMSHGDSVTSLPESFKLMASTDSCPIAGMADEERQFYAFQFHPEVTHTLQGTAIINRFVHEICGCKPDWVMGDYISEAVEKIQKQVGNEEVILGLSGGVDSSVAAALIHRAIGDQLTCVFVDHGLLRLNEGDMVMEMFARNLGVKVIRVDAAPKFMSELAGIADPEAKRKIIGKEFVEIFQSESAKVKNAKWLAQGTIYPDVIESAGKGKKGAHTIKSHHNVGGLPEDMHLKLLEPLRELFKDEVRELGVALGLPREMVYRHPFPGPGLGVRILGEVKQEFAKLLQRADAIFIEELRNTVDEVSGKNWYDLTSQAFAVFLPVKSVGVMGDGRTYEYVVALRAVQTQDFMTAHWAHLPHELLGKVSNRIINEVRGINRVVYDISGKPPATIEWE
- a CDS encoding tyrosine-type recombinase/integrase; protein product: MTLKKKIFNDGEILIYDEAIIYKRGDIWQFRLWLKKENRYARLSLKTQKVSVAVDLAKKHFTKIKAHVDSGKTYYSRTTKDGVEMYLEYRKGHIDGKTTKGIVKGRFSTIRTHLEHWLDYIDKDVKLKELDRMSGEGYAEARERPDSKNPISLSTILNEQSTINAMMKWLHKKGETYIDGFDFETISKKNKTEEDVKRSSFTDEEVGEIRDAIPKYIFEAKKDMTNLANRSKVLAGYYLLIASISGLRTGEQKQLKWKDIHFEEVQKNKVDISVVKISVRKETSKVRKARKFYVRDKEYFDDLYKLTIPNHKKKPYANNFVFSYDGEAVVSQRAILYHFKEILKLAKVNRKNRELVPYSFRHYFITHRIKSGLSYKDIADMCGTSITQIEKTYYHIDREIMLTQALADYIVTDDGIIVPQ